In Leisingera sp. NJS204, the following are encoded in one genomic region:
- a CDS encoding site-specific tyrosine recombinase XerD — protein sequence MARPRDNFQWISTFLDAQAAEAGASQNTLLAYGRDLKDLTAWLEHRTLDFLTARQDDIEAYLINCDAQGLARSTRARRLSAAKQIYRFAFEEGWREDNPAIQIRGPGREKRLPKTLEVIEVDRLLDAARQTGRSTADRLRNTCLMELLYATGMRVTELVSLPVSAARGDPRMLLIMGKGGKERMVPLSPPAREALAVWLSTRDEAEAQREAKGHPSSRFLFPSRGKSGHLTRHRFYLLIKELAVTGGVSPDKVTPHTLRHAFATHLLANGADLRAIQALLGHADIATTEIYTHVLDARLQELVLEHHPLAKDTR from the coding sequence ATGGCGCGCCCCCGGGACAATTTCCAGTGGATCTCAACCTTCCTCGACGCCCAGGCGGCCGAAGCGGGCGCCTCGCAGAACACGCTTCTGGCCTATGGCCGCGACCTGAAGGACCTGACCGCCTGGCTGGAACACCGCACCCTGGATTTTCTGACTGCCCGCCAGGACGATATCGAGGCCTATCTGATCAATTGCGACGCGCAAGGACTGGCCCGTTCCACCCGGGCGCGCAGGCTGTCAGCGGCCAAGCAGATCTACCGCTTTGCGTTTGAGGAAGGCTGGCGTGAAGACAATCCGGCGATCCAGATCCGCGGCCCTGGACGCGAGAAGCGCCTACCCAAAACGCTGGAAGTCATCGAGGTCGACCGCCTGCTGGATGCCGCGCGCCAAACCGGCCGCAGCACCGCAGACCGGCTGCGCAACACCTGTTTGATGGAGCTGCTCTATGCCACCGGAATGCGGGTCACCGAGCTGGTCTCGCTGCCGGTTTCCGCCGCCCGCGGCGACCCGCGGATGCTGCTGATCATGGGCAAGGGCGGAAAGGAGCGCATGGTGCCGCTGTCGCCGCCTGCGCGCGAGGCGCTTGCGGTTTGGCTGTCCACCCGCGACGAGGCCGAGGCGCAGCGCGAAGCCAAGGGCCATCCGTCCTCGCGGTTCCTGTTCCCCTCGCGCGGCAAATCCGGCCACCTGACCCGGCACCGCTTTTACCTGCTGATCAAGGAGCTGGCAGTCACCGGCGGTGTTTCTCCGGACAAGGTCACACCGCACACGCTGCGGCACGCCTTTGCCACGCATCTGTTGGCCAATGGCGCCGACCTGCGCGCAATCCAGGCGCTGCTCGGCCATGCCGATATCGCCACCACGGAAATTTACACCCATGTGCTGGACGCCCGCCTGCAGGAACTGGTGCTGGAGCATCACCCGCTGGCCAAGGATACGCGCTGA
- a CDS encoding HlyC/CorC family transporter, which yields MDTASTVLDSAFWTTAGAIVLLLVLSGFFSGSETALTAASRGKLRSQADKGSHGAQKALSVTEDSEKLIGSVLLGNNLVNILGTSLATALFTRAFGESGVALATLVMTVLVLVFAEVLPKTYAISNAEKAAAAVAPVIGVLVTLLAPVVGLVRLLVRGVLAIFGVRIDPDSHIMAVREEIAGALHLGHSEGVVEKEDRDRILGALDLSDRFVEEIMLHRSHIEMIDANAEPDTILMQCLQSPHTRLPVFRGEQENIIGVVHAKDLFRAMYEQAGGADGDAGKLKFFDISGVAKAPYFVPETTTLDEQMRQFLRMRSHFALVVDEYGALQGLITLEDILEEIVGEITDEFDPDEESIVKKTTDGSYLVDGVTTIRDLNRATDWNLPDEEANTIAGLVIHEAQMIPTTGQVFSFHGFRFEVTEREGNRVTGLKIRPLS from the coding sequence ATGGACACTGCCTCCACCGTACTCGACAGCGCCTTCTGGACCACTGCCGGGGCCATCGTGCTGCTGCTTGTCCTGTCCGGATTCTTCTCCGGCTCGGAAACTGCACTGACCGCCGCCTCGCGCGGGAAACTGCGCAGCCAGGCCGATAAAGGCTCGCATGGCGCGCAAAAGGCGCTCAGCGTGACCGAAGACAGTGAAAAGCTGATCGGTTCCGTGCTGCTGGGCAACAACCTGGTTAACATCCTGGGCACGTCGCTGGCGACGGCCCTGTTCACCCGTGCCTTCGGCGAAAGCGGTGTCGCCCTGGCGACACTGGTGATGACCGTTCTGGTGCTGGTCTTCGCCGAGGTGCTGCCCAAGACCTATGCCATTTCCAACGCCGAAAAGGCCGCTGCGGCTGTTGCCCCGGTGATCGGCGTTCTGGTCACCCTGCTGGCGCCGGTGGTTGGTCTTGTCCGCCTGCTGGTGCGCGGGGTGCTCGCCATCTTCGGCGTGCGGATTGATCCCGACAGCCACATCATGGCGGTGCGCGAGGAAATTGCAGGCGCGCTGCATCTGGGCCACTCCGAAGGTGTGGTCGAAAAAGAGGACCGCGACCGCATTCTTGGCGCACTGGACCTGTCTGACCGCTTTGTCGAAGAAATCATGCTGCACCGCTCCCATATCGAGATGATCGACGCGAACGCCGAGCCGGACACTATCCTAATGCAATGCCTGCAAAGCCCCCACACCCGGCTGCCGGTGTTTCGCGGCGAGCAGGAAAACATCATCGGCGTGGTTCACGCCAAAGACCTTTTCCGGGCGATGTATGAACAAGCCGGCGGTGCGGATGGTGATGCCGGCAAGCTAAAGTTCTTTGATATCTCAGGGGTCGCCAAGGCCCCGTATTTTGTGCCCGAAACCACTACGCTGGACGAGCAGATGCGCCAATTCCTGCGGATGCGCTCGCATTTTGCGCTGGTGGTGGATGAATACGGCGCGCTGCAGGGGCTGATCACGCTGGAGGATATTCTGGAAGAAATCGTCGGCGAAATTACCGACGAATTCGACCCCGACGAGGAAAGCATCGTCAAGAAGACCACAGATGGATCTTATCTGGTCGATGGCGTCACCACCATCCGCGACCTGAACCGCGCCACCGACTGGAACCTGCCCGATGAGGAGGCCAACACCATTGCCGGCCTCGTCATCCACGAGGCCCAGATGATTCCGACCACAGGCCAGGTGTTCTCCTTTCACGGGTTCCGCTTTGAAGTGACTGAGCGCGAGGGCAACCGGGTGACGGGCCTCAAGATCCGGCCTTTGTCTTGA
- a CDS encoding GcvT family protein encodes MKTTTRVAVIGGGVVGCSVLYHLTKLGWSDVMLIERSELTSGSTWHAAGGFHTLNGDTNMAALQGYTIKLYKELEAITGMSCGLHHVGGVTLAETQERFDMLKAERAKHRFMGLETEIVSPEEIKKIAPVTNTDGIVGGLYDPLDGHLDPSGTTHAYAKAARMGGATIETHCKVVETNQRPDGTWDVVTNKGTVHAEHVVNAGGLWAREVGAMAGVYMPLHPMEHQYIVTDEVPMIAEIIDGGGEHPHVMDPAGESYLRQEGRGLCIGFYEQPCKPWAVDGTPWDFGHELLQDDFDKIEDSINFAYKRFPALEAAGVKSVIHGPFTFAPDGNPLVGPVPGMRNYWSACAVMAGFSQGGGVGLMLAQWMVEGECERDTFAMDCARFGGWITPGYTRPKVIENYQKRFSIAYPNEELPAARPFRTTPMYDIFDGMGAVWGAQYGIEVPNYFAEGDEPRYETPSFRRSNAFEATAREVKAVRENVGINEVHNFGKYLIKGTGARAWLDRIMAGRVPQPGRLSLTPMLSPKGRLIGDFTISCLAEEEFQLTASYGSQAYHMRWFLQNLDDGVSLENISDTRNGFQIAGPKARAVLQACTRADISDMRFMDVRRLTVGMADCIVQRVSYTGDLGYEIYCDLPSQRALWDALWNAGQPHGMKPFGMRAMMSLRLDKFFGSWLREFSPDYTAAETGLDRFISFKKNADFIGRSAAEAERDTGPARQLCAFEVEADDADVVAYEPIWLDGAVAGFCTSGGYSHHAQKSVALGFVPTDRAQDGLEVEIEILGNMYKARLITEPLFDADGARMRG; translated from the coding sequence ATGAAAACCACCACCCGCGTGGCAGTTATCGGCGGCGGCGTCGTCGGCTGCTCAGTTCTGTATCACCTGACCAAGCTCGGCTGGTCCGACGTCATGCTGATCGAACGTTCGGAGCTGACCAGCGGCTCCACTTGGCACGCGGCGGGCGGGTTTCACACCCTCAATGGCGACACCAATATGGCGGCGCTGCAGGGCTACACCATCAAGCTTTATAAAGAGCTGGAAGCGATCACCGGCATGTCCTGCGGGCTGCATCACGTCGGCGGCGTCACCCTGGCCGAAACCCAGGAACGCTTCGACATGCTGAAGGCCGAACGCGCCAAGCACCGTTTCATGGGGCTGGAGACCGAAATCGTCTCCCCCGAAGAAATCAAGAAGATCGCCCCCGTCACCAACACCGACGGCATTGTCGGGGGCCTGTACGATCCGCTCGACGGCCACCTCGATCCTTCCGGCACCACCCACGCCTATGCCAAGGCCGCGCGCATGGGCGGCGCCACGATTGAAACCCACTGCAAGGTGGTTGAGACCAACCAGCGCCCCGACGGCACCTGGGATGTGGTGACGAACAAGGGCACCGTCCACGCCGAGCATGTGGTCAACGCAGGCGGCCTCTGGGCGCGTGAAGTCGGCGCCATGGCCGGCGTCTACATGCCGCTGCACCCAATGGAGCACCAGTATATCGTCACCGACGAGGTGCCGATGATCGCCGAGATCATCGACGGCGGCGGCGAGCACCCGCATGTGATGGACCCGGCCGGCGAAAGCTATCTCCGGCAAGAGGGCCGCGGCCTCTGCATCGGCTTCTATGAGCAACCCTGCAAACCCTGGGCGGTGGACGGCACACCGTGGGACTTCGGGCATGAGCTGCTGCAGGACGACTTCGACAAGATCGAGGATTCCATCAATTTCGCCTACAAACGCTTCCCGGCGCTGGAGGCTGCGGGCGTGAAATCAGTGATCCACGGCCCCTTCACCTTTGCCCCCGACGGTAACCCGCTGGTGGGCCCGGTTCCCGGCATGCGCAACTACTGGTCCGCCTGCGCCGTCATGGCCGGCTTCAGTCAGGGCGGCGGCGTCGGCCTGATGCTGGCCCAGTGGATGGTGGAGGGCGAATGCGAGCGCGACACCTTTGCAATGGACTGCGCCCGCTTCGGCGGTTGGATCACACCCGGCTACACCCGCCCTAAAGTCATTGAAAACTATCAGAAACGCTTCTCCATCGCCTACCCGAACGAGGAGCTGCCCGCGGCCCGCCCGTTCCGCACCACGCCGATGTACGACATCTTCGATGGCATGGGCGCGGTCTGGGGTGCGCAATACGGCATTGAAGTCCCGAACTACTTCGCGGAAGGCGACGAGCCGCGCTACGAGACCCCGTCCTTCCGCCGCTCCAACGCGTTTGAGGCCACCGCGCGCGAGGTCAAGGCGGTCCGAGAAAACGTAGGCATCAACGAGGTCCACAACTTCGGCAAGTACCTGATCAAGGGCACAGGCGCCCGCGCCTGGCTCGACCGCATCATGGCCGGCCGGGTGCCGCAGCCGGGCCGTCTGTCGCTGACACCGATGCTGTCGCCCAAAGGCCGCCTGATCGGGGATTTCACTATCTCCTGCCTGGCGGAGGAAGAATTCCAGCTCACCGCCTCCTATGGGAGCCAAGCATACCACATGCGCTGGTTCCTGCAGAACCTGGACGATGGCGTCAGCCTCGAGAACATCTCCGACACCCGCAACGGCTTCCAGATTGCAGGCCCCAAGGCGCGCGCGGTGCTGCAAGCCTGCACAAGGGCCGACATTTCGGACATGCGGTTCATGGATGTGCGCCGCCTGACCGTGGGCATGGCCGACTGCATCGTGCAGCGGGTCAGCTACACCGGCGATCTGGGCTATGAAATCTACTGCGACCTGCCCTCGCAACGCGCCCTGTGGGATGCTCTTTGGAATGCAGGCCAGCCGCACGGTATGAAACCCTTCGGCATGCGGGCGATGATGTCGCTGCGCCTGGATAAATTCTTCGGCTCCTGGCTGCGGGAATTCTCGCCCGACTACACCGCTGCCGAAACCGGGCTGGACCGTTTTATCTCCTTCAAGAAGAACGCAGATTTCATCGGCCGCTCCGCCGCCGAGGCTGAACGCGACACAGGCCCCGCGCGCCAGCTTTGCGCCTTTGAGGTAGAGGCAGACGACGCAGATGTGGTCGCCTATGAACCGATCTGGCTCGACGGCGCCGTCGCGGGCTTCTGCACCTCCGGCGGTTACTCGCACCACGCGCAGAAATCCGTCGCTCTAGGCTTTGTTCCAACGGACCGCGCCCAGGACGGCCTTGAGGTGGAGATCGAAATCCTTGGCAATATGTACAAGGCCCGCCTGATCACTGAACCGCTGTTCGACGCCGACGGCGCCCGGATGCGCGGCTAA
- a CDS encoding nucleotidyltransferase family protein, whose product MTAIAILLLAAGASSRMHGRDKLMEDVDGQPLLALMCRRAALTGLPVFVTLPSETHPRAAATGSAIPVPVPDAAEGMAASIRRGIAALPEQTKAVMILPADMPEVETQDMLHLAAHFPGDGSPVLRAASEDGIQGHPVLFPRRCFAALKTLRGDQGARSLLKSEPPQMVPLPKNHALTDLDTPEDWAAWRNRR is encoded by the coding sequence ATGACCGCCATCGCCATTCTCCTGCTCGCAGCCGGCGCCTCATCCCGGATGCATGGCCGTGACAAGCTGATGGAGGATGTGGACGGCCAGCCTCTGCTTGCCCTGATGTGCCGCCGGGCGGCGCTTACCGGTCTGCCGGTGTTTGTGACCTTGCCCAGCGAAACCCATCCCCGTGCGGCCGCAACCGGCAGCGCGATCCCGGTCCCGGTTCCCGACGCGGCTGAGGGCATGGCCGCCTCGATCCGCCGCGGAATCGCAGCACTGCCTGAACAGACTAAGGCCGTGATGATACTGCCTGCCGACATGCCGGAGGTTGAGACGCAGGACATGCTGCATCTGGCCGCGCATTTCCCTGGTGATGGCAGCCCGGTCCTGCGCGCTGCTTCAGAGGACGGCATCCAGGGCCACCCGGTGCTGTTTCCGCGCCGCTGTTTTGCCGCCCTGAAAACCCTCCGCGGGGACCAGGGTGCCCGCAGCCTCCTGAAATCCGAACCGCCGCAGATGGTGCCCCTGCCAAAGAACCATGCGCTGACCGATCTGGACACGCCCGAGGACTGGGCCGCCTGGCGCAACCGCCGCTGA
- a CDS encoding Hint domain-containing protein, with protein MAKSTDMPNAALNGIVEGTSGDDLINAAYTGDPEGDMVDNADATGPAAGPDDDVIIAGSGNDSIYAGAGDDTVDGGSGDDLILGDGVSGANEPVKITISSTSAAFQNKVFAYTIDPSTGEISNVVMLSQNANADVGETYSYDAPEGAVVGVGIVSPHGTYYSSGYGDNADLNPDGLDHTKGIFEFPDGSVQLGFEDIRNLGDRDFNDVKLIVDLGTSGTTLDNAHFDYSSDPADPVVPGDDSLTGGEGDDTILGGGGDDTIDGGDGSDSVEGGDGDDVIDTSKDSGIPLPDRGFPGYTGTDPDIPFIPADADPFDDRDTVLGGAGNDTISTGDDADLIDGGSGMDVIDGGIDDDTIDGGSQADVLTGGEGSDSLLGGGGSDTIYGGLNPGFPDGLNITDDGSDDRPADPDPTNGMDTIDGGSGNDLIFGQDDDDDISGGSGHDTIDAGIDDDIVRGGAGNDLITGGQGADTLSGGAGRDTFLGGNAGDEVDGGSGGDDFDTLDLTGTGPFELSGVTVDADGNSISGTVNFLDGDGAVTGSMTFGEIEQIIPCFTPGTLIATPLGERRVEDLQAGDRVITRDNGIQEIRWIGTRTLQGRELNSAAHLQPVLIRQGALGNGLPERDMMVSPNHRVLVANDKTALYFEDREVLVAAKHLTGLAGVDSVETTEVTYIHFMFDQHEVVLSDGAWTESFQPGDQSLRGLDNAQRNELFELFPDLKSEKGRAAYSAARRSLRKHEAHLLVH; from the coding sequence ATGGCGAAGAGTACCGATATGCCGAATGCGGCCTTGAACGGAATTGTTGAGGGCACCTCGGGGGATGACCTGATCAATGCGGCTTACACCGGCGATCCGGAAGGCGATATGGTTGATAACGCCGATGCCACCGGCCCGGCGGCGGGGCCGGATGATGATGTCATCATCGCAGGCAGCGGCAATGACAGCATCTATGCCGGCGCGGGCGATGATACTGTCGACGGCGGCAGCGGCGATGACCTGATCCTGGGCGATGGCGTCTCCGGCGCCAATGAACCGGTCAAGATTACCATCTCCTCGACCAGCGCGGCCTTCCAGAACAAGGTCTTTGCCTACACCATTGATCCGTCGACCGGCGAGATCAGCAATGTCGTGATGCTGTCGCAGAACGCCAACGCGGATGTCGGCGAAACCTATAGTTACGATGCGCCCGAAGGCGCGGTTGTCGGTGTCGGCATCGTCAGCCCGCATGGCACGTATTACTCGTCCGGCTATGGCGACAACGCGGATCTGAACCCGGACGGGCTGGACCATACCAAGGGGATCTTTGAGTTCCCGGACGGTTCTGTCCAGCTGGGATTTGAGGATATTCGCAACCTGGGCGACAGGGACTTCAACGACGTCAAGCTGATCGTGGACCTGGGTACCTCGGGCACGACGCTCGACAATGCGCATTTCGACTATTCCTCCGATCCGGCCGACCCGGTTGTGCCGGGCGACGACAGTCTGACCGGCGGCGAGGGTGACGACACCATTCTTGGCGGCGGCGGCGATGACACCATCGACGGCGGTGACGGCTCCGACTCGGTTGAGGGCGGCGACGGCGATGATGTGATCGACACCTCCAAGGACAGCGGCATTCCGCTGCCGGACCGCGGCTTTCCGGGTTACACCGGCACCGACCCCGACATTCCGTTTATCCCGGCGGATGCCGATCCGTTTGACGATCGCGATACCGTTCTGGGCGGCGCCGGCAATGATACCATCTCTACCGGGGATGATGCCGACCTGATTGACGGCGGTTCGGGCATGGACGTGATTGACGGCGGCATCGACGATGACACCATCGACGGCGGCTCCCAGGCAGATGTTCTGACCGGCGGCGAAGGTTCCGACAGCCTGCTGGGCGGCGGCGGCAGCGACACCATCTATGGCGGGCTGAACCCGGGGTTCCCGGATGGTTTGAACATCACCGATGATGGCAGCGACGACCGCCCGGCGGATCCGGACCCGACCAACGGCATGGACACGATTGACGGCGGCTCGGGCAATGACCTGATCTTTGGCCAGGACGATGACGACGACATTTCCGGCGGCTCAGGCCATGACACCATCGATGCCGGTATTGATGACGATATCGTCCGCGGCGGGGCCGGCAATGACCTGATCACCGGCGGCCAGGGCGCCGATACCCTGTCCGGCGGCGCCGGGCGCGATACCTTCCTGGGCGGCAATGCCGGCGACGAAGTTGACGGCGGCTCGGGCGGTGACGATTTCGACACCCTGGACCTGACAGGAACCGGCCCGTTTGAACTCAGCGGTGTCACCGTCGATGCAGACGGCAACAGCATCTCGGGAACCGTCAACTTCCTTGATGGCGACGGGGCTGTGACCGGCTCGATGACCTTTGGCGAGATTGAGCAGATCATTCCCTGCTTCACGCCCGGCACGCTGATCGCCACCCCGCTGGGGGAACGCCGGGTCGAAGATTTGCAGGCTGGCGACCGGGTGATCACCCGCGACAACGGCATTCAGGAAATCCGCTGGATCGGTACCCGCACGCTGCAGGGCCGCGAGCTGAACAGCGCCGCGCATCTGCAACCGGTGCTGATCCGCCAGGGCGCCCTGGGCAATGGTCTGCCCGAGCGCGACATGATGGTCAGTCCCAACCACCGGGTACTGGTCGCCAATGATAAGACGGCGCTGTATTTCGAGGACCGCGAGGTTCTGGTGGCGGCCAAGCATCTGACCGGGCTGGCGGGCGTCGACTCAGTGGAGACCACCGAGGTGACGTATATCCACTTCATGTTCGACCAGCACGAGGTTGTGCTGTCCGATGGCGCCTGGACCGAGAGCTTTCAGCCGGGCGACCAGTCGCTGCGCGGGCTGGATAACGCACAGCGCAACGAATTGTTCGAGCTGTTCCCGGATCTTAAGTCGGAGAAGGGCCGGGCGGCTTATTCCGCGGCACGACGGTCGTTGCGGAAACACGAGGCGCATCTGCTCGTGCATTGA
- a CDS encoding alanyl-tRNA editing protein: MPTSDLLFRKDAYARMTEALVLAHTEQGGLILDRSLFYATGGGQPGDSGQLLWGDGQCTIATTVKGEGDAIVLVPHENEPLPAEGTTVTQVLDWDRRYGHMRVHTALHLLSVVIPLEVTGGSISADKGRLDFNMLEAPADKQALQDQLQALIDRDLEVTEDWITDAELDANPQLVKTMSVSPPRGAGQVRLVRIGTPDEQIDLQPCGGTHVKRTAEIGKIRLGKVEKKGKQNRRVYLHLET, from the coding sequence ATGCCGACAAGTGACCTGCTATTCCGCAAGGACGCCTATGCCCGGATGACCGAAGCACTGGTCCTGGCCCATACAGAACAGGGCGGGCTGATCCTGGACCGCAGCCTGTTCTATGCCACCGGCGGCGGCCAGCCGGGCGACAGCGGCCAGCTTTTGTGGGGCGATGGTCAATGCACCATTGCCACCACCGTCAAGGGTGAGGGCGACGCAATTGTGCTGGTTCCGCATGAGAATGAACCGCTGCCTGCCGAAGGCACCACGGTCACCCAGGTGCTCGACTGGGACCGCCGCTACGGCCACATGCGGGTTCACACTGCTTTGCACCTGCTGTCAGTGGTGATTCCGCTGGAGGTGACCGGCGGCTCGATCAGCGCAGACAAAGGCCGGCTCGATTTCAACATGCTTGAGGCGCCCGCGGATAAACAGGCGCTGCAGGACCAGCTGCAGGCGCTCATTGACCGTGATCTTGAGGTGACCGAGGACTGGATCACCGACGCGGAACTGGATGCCAATCCGCAGCTGGTGAAAACCATGTCCGTCTCGCCGCCGCGCGGGGCAGGGCAGGTGCGCCTAGTCCGCATCGGCACCCCGGACGAGCAGATCGATCTCCAGCCCTGCGGCGGCACCCATGTCAAACGCACCGCAGAAATCGGCAAAATCCGCCTTGGCAAGGTGGAGAAAAAGGGCAAGCAGAACCGCCGCGTCTATCTCCATCTGGAGACTTGA